The following coding sequences lie in one Mycobacterium gordonae genomic window:
- a CDS encoding sulfotransferase family protein: protein MTERTDVGTVDDLHASATKLTGLDDFGTDDDNYREALSVLLDSYKREAGLTALGSKMNRFFLRGALVARLLSESAWKQYPQYAGVAIDQPIFVTGLPRTGTTVLHRLLGADPAHQGLHLWLAEFPQPRPPRDMWESNPWYSQLNEQFNRHHQENPDYTGLHFMAAYELEECWQLLRQSLHSVSYETLAHIPSYAQWLAQQDWTPSYQRHRRNLQLIGCNDADKRWVLKNPSHLFALDALMATYPDALVIQTHRPVETIMASMCSLAQHTAEGWSTTFTAEQIGADAMETWSRGLQRFNTARASYDPTQFCDVDYRDLITDPLGTVASVYRHFGLTLTDEARKAMEDSHAESQTGARAPKHKYSLADYGLTAEEVKERFAGL from the coding sequence ATGACCGAGCGAACTGATGTGGGCACCGTCGACGACCTGCATGCGTCGGCGACCAAACTGACCGGGCTGGACGACTTCGGCACCGACGACGACAACTACCGCGAAGCGCTGAGCGTGCTGCTGGACTCCTACAAGCGCGAGGCGGGCCTGACAGCGTTGGGCAGCAAGATGAATCGGTTCTTCCTGCGCGGAGCGCTGGTCGCCCGGCTGCTGTCGGAGTCCGCGTGGAAGCAGTATCCGCAGTACGCGGGCGTGGCCATCGACCAGCCGATCTTCGTGACCGGACTGCCGCGCACCGGCACGACCGTGCTGCACCGGCTGCTCGGCGCCGACCCCGCCCACCAGGGCCTGCACCTGTGGCTGGCCGAGTTCCCGCAGCCCCGTCCGCCCCGGGACATGTGGGAATCAAATCCCTGGTATAGCCAATTGAACGAGCAGTTCAACAGGCACCATCAGGAAAACCCGGACTACACCGGTCTGCATTTCATGGCGGCCTATGAGCTGGAGGAGTGCTGGCAGCTGCTGCGTCAGTCGCTGCATTCGGTGTCCTATGAGACGTTGGCCCATATCCCCAGTTACGCGCAATGGCTGGCGCAGCAGGACTGGACGCCGTCATACCAGCGGCACCGCCGCAACCTGCAACTCATCGGGTGCAACGACGCCGACAAGCGTTGGGTGCTCAAGAATCCCAGCCATCTGTTCGCGCTCGACGCGTTGATGGCCACCTATCCCGATGCCCTGGTGATTCAGACCCACCGCCCGGTGGAGACGATCATGGCCTCGATGTGCTCGTTGGCGCAGCACACCGCCGAGGGCTGGTCGACGACGTTCACCGCCGAACAGATCGGTGCGGACGCGATGGAAACGTGGTCACGCGGGCTGCAACGATTCAACACCGCACGCGCCTCGTACGATCCGACCCAGTTCTGCGACGTGGACTACCGCGACCTGATCACCGACCCCCTCGGCACCGTCGCCTCGGTGTACCGGCATTTCGGTCTGACGCTGACCGACGAGGCGCGAAAGGCGATGGAGGACAGCCACGCCGAGAGTCAGACCGGTGCACGGGCGCCGAAGCACAAGTATTCACTGGCCGATTACGGACTGACCGCCGAAGAGGTCAAGGAGCGATTCGCCGGGCTGTGA
- a CDS encoding SDR family oxidoreductase, which produces MTDMLDGKIVVISGVGPGLGTTLARRCALEGADLVLAARSADRLDDVAKQVVDLGRKAVAVPTDITDDDQVSSLVDASLEAYGKVDVLVNNAFRVPSMKPLAGTTFQHIRDAIELSALGALRLIQGFTPALAASKGSVVNVNSMVIRHSQAKYGAYKMAKSALLSMSQSLATELGGQGIRVNSVAPGYIWGDTLQGYFNHQAGKYGTTAEQIYQATAANSDLKRLPTEDEVASAILFMASDLSSGITGQTLDVNCGEYHN; this is translated from the coding sequence ATGACCGACATGCTCGACGGCAAGATCGTGGTGATCAGCGGCGTCGGCCCAGGCCTGGGTACGACGTTGGCGCGCCGATGTGCGCTCGAAGGAGCCGATCTGGTGCTGGCGGCGCGTAGTGCCGACCGGTTGGACGACGTCGCCAAGCAAGTCGTCGACCTCGGCCGCAAGGCGGTCGCGGTGCCCACCGACATCACCGACGACGACCAGGTGAGTAGCCTCGTCGACGCCTCCTTGGAGGCGTACGGCAAGGTCGACGTGCTGGTCAACAATGCGTTCCGGGTGCCGTCGATGAAACCGTTGGCCGGCACCACTTTTCAGCACATCCGCGATGCGATTGAACTCAGTGCCCTGGGCGCGTTGCGGCTGATCCAGGGCTTCACACCGGCGCTGGCCGCGTCGAAGGGCTCCGTCGTCAACGTGAACTCCATGGTCATCCGGCACTCCCAAGCCAAGTACGGCGCCTACAAGATGGCCAAGTCCGCATTGCTGTCCATGTCGCAGTCACTGGCCACCGAGTTGGGTGGCCAGGGCATCCGCGTCAATTCCGTTGCCCCGGGCTATATCTGGGGTGACACACTGCAAGGCTACTTCAACCACCAAGCCGGCAAGTACGGCACCACCGCCGAGCAGATCTATCAGGCCACCGCCGCGAACTCGGATCTGAAGCGGCTGCCCACCGAGGACGAGGTGGCGTCGGCGATTCTGTTCATGGCCAGCGACCTTTCCAGCGGTATCACCGGGCAGACGCTCGACGTCAACTGCGGGGAGTACCACAACTGA
- a CDS encoding PPE family protein produces the protein MNFSVLPPEVNSLRMFVGAGSPPMLSAASAWQGLSDELAAASHGFASVTAGLTDQAWQGPAAAAMAAAATPYAGFLDAAAAQAAGAAEQARAVAGAFEAARAAIVHPIAVAENRDVFVRLVRSNWFGLNAPAIAAAEAVYEEFWAQDVTAMFEYYSGASAAAAQLAPWAAALQDLPNLGIGNIGNANLGSGNTGSLNFGSGNFGNNNFGSGNGTTLAPETSNGNIGSGNFGNNNVGGGNFGDSNFGFGNGFIGVKGSGNFGNGNFGNNNVGSGNFGDSNNGFGNTGLGNVGLGNTGISNLGAGNNGANNRGFGNSGIGNLGFGNTGNNNIGIGLTGNNQVGFGALNSGSGNIGLFNSGNNNIGFFNSGDGNFGIGNSTTANVGIGNSGSAIGSLPGGHNTGFGNSGGLNTGFGNGGALNTGAGNSGLYNTGFGNSGYLNFGNSNAGIFNAGNFNGGYYNTGDFNSGAANTGWANSGATNTGIFNAGTLNTGAGLIGTAPGPNSGIGNTGSGNSGFFNSGPNLHSGFLNAGDTTFGYFNMASAQGAAGIGNQGSNVAGIALAGTLSSGFFSSGSTSSGAFNKGNEQSGFGR, from the coding sequence GTGAATTTTTCCGTACTGCCGCCAGAGGTCAATTCGCTGCGGATGTTCGTCGGCGCGGGTTCGCCGCCGATGTTGTCTGCGGCGTCGGCGTGGCAGGGTCTATCCGACGAACTGGCCGCGGCGTCACACGGGTTCGCCTCGGTGACCGCCGGTCTGACCGATCAGGCCTGGCAGGGTCCGGCGGCTGCGGCGATGGCTGCCGCCGCGACGCCCTACGCCGGGTTCCTGGACGCGGCCGCAGCGCAGGCTGCCGGGGCGGCCGAGCAGGCTCGCGCCGTGGCCGGTGCTTTCGAGGCCGCTCGCGCGGCGATTGTGCACCCGATTGCGGTCGCCGAAAACCGAGACGTTTTCGTGCGGCTAGTGCGGTCGAACTGGTTCGGTCTGAACGCGCCGGCGATCGCGGCGGCCGAGGCAGTCTACGAGGAGTTCTGGGCTCAGGATGTGACCGCGATGTTCGAGTACTACTCCGGAGCATCGGCGGCGGCGGCCCAGCTGGCGCCGTGGGCCGCGGCGTTGCAAGATCTGCCGAACCTGGGGATCGGCAACATCGGCAACGCGAACCTGGGGAGCGGGAACACCGGCAGCCTCAACTTCGGCAGCGGCAACTTCGGCAACAATAACTTCGGCAGCGGCAACGGTACGACCCTTGCCCCCGAGACCAGCAATGGGAACATCGGCAGCGGCAACTTCGGCAACAACAATGTCGGCGGCGGAAACTTCGGTGACTCCAATTTTGGCTTCGGTAATGGGTTTATTGGTGTCAAAGGTTCTGGCAATTTCGGTAACGGTAACTTCGGCAATAACAATGTCGGCAGCGGCAACTTCGGCGACTCAAATAACGGGTTCGGGAACACCGGCCTAGGCAATGTGGGGCTCGGCAATACCGGCATATCAAACCTCGGCGCCGGAAATAACGGTGCGAACAATCGGGGCTTCGGTAACTCCGGTATCGGCAACCTCGGGTTCGGAAACACCGGCAATAACAACATCGGTATCGGGCTCACCGGAAACAACCAGGTCGGCTTCGGCGCCTTGAACTCCGGAAGTGGAAACATCGGCCTGTTCAACTCAGGAAACAATAACATCGGTTTCTTCAACTCCGGAGACGGAAACTTCGGCATCGGCAACTCGACGACGGCGAACGTCGGCATAGGTAACTCGGGATCGGCTATAGGCAGCCTTCCGGGTGGCCATAACACAGGCTTTGGCAACTCGGGCGGCTTGAACACCGGTTTCGGAAACGGTGGCGCGCTGAACACCGGTGCCGGGAACAGTGGGCTGTACAACACCGGCTTCGGGAATAGCGGTTATCTGAATTTCGGGAACTCCAATGCGGGCATCTTCAACGCCGGCAACTTCAACGGCGGCTACTACAACACCGGTGACTTCAACTCTGGGGCCGCCAACACCGGATGGGCCAACTCCGGCGCCACCAATACCGGCATATTCAACGCGGGCACACTCAATACGGGCGCCGGTCTCATCGGCACCGCACCCGGGCCGAACTCCGGTATCGGCAACACCGGCTCGGGCAACTCCGGCTTCTTCAACAGCGGACCCAACCTCCACTCTGGCTTCCTAAACGCTGGGGACACCACCTTCGGATACTTCAACATGGCGAGCGCGCAGGGCGCCGCCGGCATCGGTAACCAAGGCTCGAACGTCGCGGGCATTGCTCTTGCGGGCACCCTCAGTTCTGGGTTCTTCAGCTCAGGCTCCACTTCTTCCGGCGCCTTCAACAAGGGCAATGAGCAGTCCGGCTTCGGTCGCTGA
- the dmpG gene encoding 4-hydroxy-2-oxovalerate aldolase, translating to MTGHILEGAWDVRITDTSLRDGSHHKRHQFTKDEVRTIVTALDAAGVPVIEVTHGDGLGGSSFNYGFSKTPEQELIKLAAETAQEAKIAFLMLPGVGTKEDIKEAQDNGGSICRIATHCTEADVSIQHFGLARELGLETVGFLMMSHTIPPEKLAAQARIMADAGCQCVYVVDSAGALVLDGVADRVAALVAELGEDAQVGFHGHENLGLGVANSVEAVRAGAKQIDGSVRRFGAGAGNAPVEALIGVFDKIGVKTGIDFFDIADAAEDVVRPAMPAECLLDRNALIMGYSGVYSSFLKHAVRQSERYGVPAHQLLHRAGQRKLIGGQEDQLIDIALEIKREQESGAAATS from the coding sequence ATGACTGGCCACATTCTCGAAGGTGCGTGGGACGTCCGGATCACCGACACGTCGCTGCGCGACGGGTCCCACCACAAGCGGCACCAGTTCACCAAGGACGAGGTGCGCACCATCGTGACTGCACTGGACGCCGCCGGGGTGCCGGTGATCGAGGTGACCCACGGTGACGGCCTCGGCGGCTCGTCGTTCAACTACGGATTCTCCAAGACGCCCGAGCAGGAGTTGATCAAGCTCGCCGCCGAGACCGCACAGGAGGCGAAGATCGCCTTTCTGATGCTGCCCGGGGTGGGGACCAAAGAGGACATCAAAGAGGCGCAGGACAATGGCGGTTCGATTTGCCGTATCGCCACGCACTGCACCGAAGCCGACGTCTCCATTCAGCATTTCGGGCTGGCCCGCGAATTGGGGCTGGAAACCGTCGGGTTCCTGATGATGTCGCACACCATTCCACCGGAGAAACTGGCCGCGCAGGCCCGCATCATGGCCGACGCCGGCTGCCAGTGCGTCTACGTCGTGGACTCGGCCGGCGCTCTGGTGCTCGACGGCGTCGCTGACCGGGTTGCAGCGCTGGTGGCCGAATTAGGCGAGGACGCGCAGGTCGGTTTCCACGGGCACGAGAACCTCGGCCTCGGGGTGGCCAACTCGGTGGAAGCGGTACGCGCCGGCGCTAAGCAGATCGACGGCAGCGTGCGCCGGTTCGGCGCGGGAGCGGGTAATGCGCCGGTAGAGGCGCTGATCGGGGTGTTCGACAAGATCGGCGTCAAGACCGGCATCGACTTCTTCGACATCGCCGACGCCGCCGAAGATGTGGTGCGCCCGGCCATGCCGGCCGAGTGCCTGCTGGATCGCAACGCGCTGATCATGGGCTACTCCGGGGTGTACTCGAGCTTCCTCAAGCACGCGGTGCGCCAGTCCGAGCGTTACGGCGTCCCGGCTCACCAGCTGTTGCACCGGGCGGGCCAGCGCAAGCTGATCGGCGGCCAGGAAGACCAGCTGATCGATATCGCTCTGGAAATCAAGCGCGAGCAGGAGAGTGGCGCCGCCGCGACGAGTTGA
- a CDS encoding acetaldehyde dehydrogenase (acetylating), giving the protein MPAKASVAIVGSGNISTDLLYKLLRSDWLEPRWMVGIDPDSEGLARARKLGLATSHKGADWLLEQDEKPDLVFEATSAYVHKAAAPKYEAAGIRAIDLTPAAVGPAVIPPANLRGHLDAPNVNMITCGGQATIPIVYAVSRVVDVPYAEIVASVASVSAGPGTRANIDEFTKTTSRGVQTIGGAARGKAIIILNPADPPMIMRDTIFCAIPEDADREAIAQSIRDVVAEVQTYVPGYRLLNDPQFDEPSVVNGGNHVVTTFVEVEGAGDYLPPYAGNLDIMTAAATKVGEEIAKETLAVTGGAR; this is encoded by the coding sequence ATGCCTGCTAAGGCAAGCGTCGCTATCGTCGGGTCGGGCAATATCAGCACCGATCTGCTTTACAAGCTGCTGAGATCCGACTGGCTGGAGCCCCGCTGGATGGTGGGCATCGACCCCGACAGCGAAGGCTTGGCGCGGGCGCGCAAGCTCGGGCTGGCGACCAGTCACAAGGGCGCCGACTGGCTCTTGGAACAGGACGAGAAACCCGACCTGGTGTTCGAAGCGACCAGCGCCTACGTCCATAAGGCGGCGGCGCCCAAGTACGAGGCGGCCGGCATCCGGGCCATCGACCTGACCCCGGCGGCCGTCGGCCCCGCGGTGATCCCGCCGGCGAACCTGCGCGGTCACCTGGACGCCCCCAACGTCAACATGATCACCTGCGGGGGACAGGCGACGATTCCCATCGTGTACGCCGTGAGTCGCGTGGTCGACGTGCCTTACGCCGAGATCGTGGCTTCGGTGGCTTCGGTGTCCGCAGGGCCGGGCACCCGGGCCAACATCGACGAGTTCACCAAGACGACCTCGCGCGGCGTGCAGACCATCGGTGGGGCGGCCCGCGGCAAGGCGATCATCATTCTGAACCCGGCGGATCCGCCGATGATCATGCGCGACACCATCTTCTGCGCGATCCCCGAGGACGCCGACCGGGAAGCGATCGCCCAGTCCATCCGTGACGTGGTCGCCGAGGTGCAGACCTACGTGCCCGGATACCGACTGCTCAACGATCCGCAGTTCGACGAACCGTCGGTGGTCAACGGCGGCAACCACGTGGTGACGACGTTCGTCGAGGTCGAGGGCGCCGGAGATTACCTACCGCCCTACGCGGGCAACCTGGACATCATGACGGCGGCCGCGACCAAGGTCGGCGAGGAAATCGCCAAGGAGACGCTGGCTGTGACTGGAGGCGCACGATGA
- a CDS encoding 2-keto-4-pentenoate hydratase, whose translation MLSDATREALAADLAQAERSREGIAPLTPAYPDIDVVDAYEIQLLNIRRRLAAGARVIGHKVGLSSPVMQQMMGVDEPDYGHLLDDMQVFEDVPVQTSRYLLPRVEVEVGFILSGDLPGAECTEEDVLAATEALVPSIELIDTRIKDWQIKICDTIADNASSAGFVLGAARVSPADVDVKAIDAKLTRNGELIAEGRSDAVLGNPVTAVAWLSRKVESFGVRLKKGDIVLPGSCTFAVDARAGDEFVADFAGLGAVRLSFE comes from the coding sequence ATGCTTAGTGATGCGACCCGGGAAGCGCTTGCCGCCGACCTGGCACAGGCCGAACGCAGCCGCGAGGGAATCGCTCCGTTGACGCCCGCGTACCCCGACATCGACGTCGTCGACGCCTACGAGATTCAGTTGCTCAACATCCGCCGCAGGCTGGCCGCGGGTGCGCGCGTGATAGGCCACAAGGTGGGGCTCTCGTCGCCGGTGATGCAACAGATGATGGGCGTCGACGAGCCCGACTACGGGCACCTGCTCGACGACATGCAGGTCTTCGAGGATGTGCCGGTGCAGACGTCGCGGTACCTGCTGCCACGAGTGGAGGTCGAGGTCGGCTTCATCCTGTCCGGTGACCTGCCGGGCGCCGAGTGCACCGAAGAGGACGTGCTCGCCGCCACCGAAGCGTTGGTCCCGTCGATCGAGCTCATCGACACCCGGATCAAGGACTGGCAGATCAAGATCTGCGACACCATCGCCGACAACGCCTCCTCGGCCGGCTTCGTGCTGGGGGCCGCCCGGGTTTCGCCGGCCGATGTCGACGTCAAGGCTATCGACGCGAAGTTGACCCGCAACGGCGAGTTGATCGCCGAAGGCCGCAGCGACGCCGTTCTGGGTAATCCGGTCACCGCCGTAGCCTGGCTGTCCCGCAAGGTGGAAAGTTTCGGCGTACGGCTAAAAAAGGGTGACATCGTGTTACCCGGATCGTGCACCTTCGCGGTCGACGCCCGGGCCGGCGACGAGTTCGTCGCCGACTTCGCGGGCCTTGGTGCCGTTCGTCTGTCATTTGAATAA